Proteins co-encoded in one Erinaceus europaeus chromosome X, mEriEur2.1, whole genome shotgun sequence genomic window:
- the LOC107523048 gene encoding cytochrome c oxidase subunit 6C-like — protein sequence MAPGALAKPQMRGLLAKRLRFHIVGALIVSLSVAAFYKFAGAELRKKAYADFYRNYDPMKEFEEMRKAGVFQSTK from the coding sequence ATGGCTCCGGGTGCTTTGGCGAAACCTCAGATGCGTGGCCTTCTGGCCAAGCGTCTCCGCTTTCATATTGTTGGAGCTCTCATTGTATCCCTGAGTGTTGCAGCTTTCTATAAGTTTGCTGGGGCTGAACTAAGAAAGAAAGCATATGCAGATTTCTATAGAAATTATGATCCCATGAAAGAGTTTGAGGAGATGAGGAAGGCGGGTGTCTTTCAGAGTACAAAATGA